A window of Rubricoccus marinus contains these coding sequences:
- a CDS encoding four helix bundle protein, whose translation MVTSFRDLRVYGDARALAREIYALSKAWPREERYSLTDQIRRASRSVMANTAEAWRKRRYPKHFASKLSDAEAEACECRAWLDVALDCGHVDAATHNALDVRYHALIGGLVTMQRDSARRCSLASGAREPVVGYDTARGSEFPV comes from the coding sequence ATGGTGACTTCCTTCAGAGATCTCAGGGTGTACGGCGACGCTCGCGCGTTGGCACGGGAGATCTATGCGCTCTCGAAAGCGTGGCCACGGGAGGAGAGGTATAGCCTGACGGACCAGATCCGGCGGGCGTCGCGCTCTGTCATGGCGAATACGGCGGAGGCATGGCGCAAGAGGCGCTACCCCAAGCACTTCGCGAGCAAGCTGAGCGACGCAGAGGCCGAGGCGTGCGAATGCCGGGCATGGCTAGACGTCGCGCTGGACTGCGGCCACGTCGACGCGGCAACGCACAACGCGTTAGACGTGCGCTACCACGCTCTTATCGGGGGCCTCGTCACGATGCAGCGGGACAGCGCGCGGCGGTGCAGCCTGGCCTCTGGCGCCCGCGAACCCGTCGTCGGGTACGACACCGCCAGAGGATCCGAATTCCCAGTTTGA
- a CDS encoding B12-binding domain-containing radical SAM protein, whose product MAEPRFRVLLVGPTALDAEGRPIKQKRVHLPGLTLPMLAAVTPDWVDIRLCHETVESVPYDEPWDLVGLTGMGSGIVGAWRIAEGFRARGVKVVIGGIAASLSDPELHLQHADSVVIGEAEHVWPEVLADAARGDLKRIYRMTERPNICELPLPRYDLMADKRYGFWRPVQATRGCPFTCSFCSITAFFDQGYRKRPVDQVVRDVRAAKKAGSKYIAFIDDNIGIDRKYATELFEALIPERILWMSQCSLQIAEDEDLMRLARKSGCRLLSFGIESVNPESLEGVDKAWNQPERYSKAIHALRRNGIDVSTEMIVGLDGDGADIFERTYTFLMENAISVPRVHIMTPIPGTPLYKEMDAKGRISTTDFGNFSGGKVVYQPKNFTPEALQAGYWDLYERLFTRRAIAHRVGFNPPRHGPLMRGFVWGVNFHYRDHIKRRITPGIV is encoded by the coding sequence ATGGCTGAACCCCGCTTTCGAGTCCTCCTCGTCGGCCCGACTGCGTTGGACGCCGAGGGGCGGCCCATCAAGCAGAAGCGCGTCCACCTGCCGGGTCTCACGCTGCCCATGCTGGCGGCCGTGACGCCAGACTGGGTCGACATCCGGCTCTGCCACGAGACCGTCGAGAGCGTGCCCTACGATGAGCCGTGGGACCTGGTCGGCCTGACGGGTATGGGCTCGGGCATCGTCGGTGCGTGGCGCATCGCCGAGGGCTTTCGCGCCAGAGGCGTCAAGGTGGTCATCGGCGGCATCGCGGCCTCGCTCTCCGACCCTGAGCTGCACCTTCAGCATGCCGACTCGGTCGTGATCGGCGAGGCGGAGCACGTCTGGCCGGAGGTCTTGGCCGACGCCGCCAGAGGCGACCTCAAGCGCATCTACCGCATGACGGAGCGGCCCAACATCTGCGAACTCCCGCTCCCGCGCTACGACCTGATGGCGGACAAGCGCTACGGCTTCTGGCGCCCAGTCCAGGCCACGCGTGGCTGCCCGTTTACGTGCTCGTTTTGCTCCATCACGGCGTTTTTCGACCAGGGCTATCGCAAGAGGCCCGTCGATCAGGTCGTGCGCGACGTGCGCGCAGCGAAAAAGGCCGGGAGCAAATACATCGCGTTTATCGACGACAACATCGGCATCGACCGGAAGTACGCGACCGAGCTGTTCGAGGCGCTGATCCCGGAGCGGATCCTGTGGATGAGCCAGTGCAGCCTGCAGATCGCGGAAGACGAGGACCTGATGCGCCTCGCGCGGAAATCCGGGTGCCGGCTGCTCTCGTTCGGCATCGAGTCGGTGAACCCTGAAAGCCTGGAGGGCGTGGACAAGGCCTGGAACCAACCCGAGCGCTACAGCAAGGCCATCCACGCGCTCCGCCGCAACGGCATCGACGTCTCGACTGAGATGATCGTCGGACTGGACGGAGACGGCGCGGACATCTTCGAGCGCACCTACACCTTCCTGATGGAGAACGCGATCTCGGTCCCGCGTGTCCACATCATGACGCCCATCCCCGGCACTCCACTCTACAAGGAGATGGACGCGAAAGGCCGCATCAGCACTACGGACTTCGGCAATTTCTCCGGCGGCAAGGTGGTGTACCAGCCGAAGAACTTCACGCCAGAGGCCCTTCAGGCAGGCTACTGGGACCTCTACGAGCGCCTCTTCACGCGCCGGGCCATCGCCCACCGCGTCGGTTTCAATCCGCCGCGCCACGGCCCGCTTATGCGGGGCTTTGTATGGGGCGTCAACTTCCATTACCGCGACCACATCAAGCGTCGGATCACGCCGGGGATCGTGTGA
- a CDS encoding putative signal transducing protein produces MTRVYSHPDPSIAHLVRGALENAGITAIVQGDQLGAAMGEVPPIAAWAEVWVKDGDRLEDARSLVVEVMADPEVDAQPWTCPSCGEVNDAQFAVCWNCGTDIPDAPEA; encoded by the coding sequence ATGACGCGCGTCTACAGCCACCCGGACCCCAGCATTGCGCACCTCGTCCGTGGCGCGCTTGAAAACGCGGGCATCACGGCCATCGTCCAGGGAGACCAGTTGGGAGCCGCGATGGGCGAGGTCCCACCCATCGCCGCGTGGGCAGAGGTGTGGGTCAAGGACGGCGACCGCCTGGAGGACGCCCGCTCTCTCGTCGTCGAGGTCATGGCAGACCCCGAAGTGGACGCCCAGCCGTGGACGTGTCCCTCGTGTGGCGAGGTCAACGACGCGCAGTTCGCGGTCTGCTGGAACTGCGGGACCGATATCCCGGACGCGCCAGAGGCCTGA
- a CDS encoding B12-binding domain-containing radical SAM protein, with the protein MRILLVRPPVPKHTVGLKHIMICEPLELEYVAAGISPEHEIEIIDLILEKGWDRKGLERRLKRFKPDVVGTSCYINGVNEVKKICRAAKRWSLDCKTIVGGVHAARAPEDFADPSVDVIVTGDGTTVIQQVLDVWGEEEGGKERVASGQWQAAGEAVAPEASGDGAASGGTPEGHASGVSLREGPAASGARGEAGKTVQDALRHPTAPAATSLREISGLAIPVGPRQVEKTATTKHYMPPPDTLPFPRRDLVAHLRDRYYYLFHRPVTTMKTTWGCWFRCNFCFTWTITDGTPFSRSPESIVDELETIETEDVYIVDDIFLINRKRLDKIAALLRARGIRKKYLIYARADFISENEDIIEEWSELGLSAIIVGLEAATDDELVSMNKECSVDYNRTAIAILQKHGVDCYGSLIPHPDYTDADWDRLQDFINETGLYYLNISPLTPLPGTGQWEDHEDDIVIPRDAHGLWDLSHAVLPTRMSLKRFYRRLLGVYVRSTLDMRRAQALSLRTRPPIWSPAYLRLWKGALSIWFQFRNLHTHHSPRAIRQAQDKGKLPAGLSWPAASGDGQAGAPPVGFESVSGEALKGDSLAQRTTRTPTLPPSSV; encoded by the coding sequence ATGCGCATCCTCCTCGTTCGTCCGCCGGTCCCCAAACACACCGTCGGGCTGAAGCACATCATGATCTGCGAGCCGCTCGAACTGGAGTACGTAGCGGCTGGGATCAGTCCCGAGCACGAAATCGAGATCATCGACCTGATCCTCGAAAAGGGCTGGGACAGGAAGGGACTGGAGCGCCGGTTGAAGCGATTCAAGCCTGATGTCGTCGGCACGTCGTGCTACATCAACGGCGTCAACGAGGTCAAAAAGATCTGCCGGGCGGCGAAGCGGTGGAGCCTGGACTGCAAGACCATCGTCGGCGGCGTGCACGCGGCGCGGGCGCCAGAGGACTTCGCGGACCCTTCGGTGGACGTGATCGTGACGGGCGATGGGACGACGGTGATCCAGCAGGTTCTGGACGTGTGGGGTGAGGAGGAAGGAGGGAAGGAGCGAGTAGCCAGTGGGCAGTGGCAAGCCGCTGGCGAAGCCGTCGCGCCAGAGGCCTCCGGCGATGGCGCCGCCTCTGGCGGGACGCCGGAAGGACACGCTAGCGGTGTGTCCCTACGGGAGGGGCCGGCTGCCTCTGGCGCCAGAGGCGAGGCGGGGAAAACCGTACAGGACGCGCTCAGGCATCCGACGGCGCCAGCGGCCACGTCGCTGCGCGAGATCTCGGGGCTCGCGATTCCCGTCGGCCCGCGGCAGGTGGAAAAGACGGCGACGACGAAGCACTACATGCCGCCGCCGGATACGCTGCCGTTTCCGCGGCGGGATCTGGTGGCGCACCTCCGCGACCGCTACTACTACCTCTTCCATCGTCCGGTCACGACGATGAAGACGACCTGGGGCTGCTGGTTCCGCTGCAACTTCTGCTTTACGTGGACCATCACGGACGGCACGCCCTTTTCGCGCTCTCCCGAGTCCATCGTGGACGAGTTGGAGACCATCGAGACGGAGGACGTCTACATCGTGGACGACATCTTCCTCATCAACCGAAAGCGGCTGGACAAGATCGCGGCGCTGCTCCGCGCCAGAGGCATCCGGAAGAAGTACCTCATCTACGCGCGGGCGGACTTTATCTCGGAGAACGAGGACATCATCGAGGAATGGTCCGAGCTCGGCCTCTCGGCCATCATCGTGGGCCTGGAGGCGGCGACCGACGACGAGTTGGTGTCGATGAACAAGGAGTGCTCGGTGGACTACAACCGAACGGCCATCGCGATCCTGCAAAAGCACGGCGTGGACTGCTACGGCTCCCTCATCCCGCACCCGGACTACACCGACGCGGACTGGGACCGGCTGCAGGACTTTATCAACGAGACGGGCCTGTACTACCTCAACATCTCGCCGCTCACGCCGCTGCCGGGCACAGGCCAGTGGGAGGACCATGAGGATGACATCGTGATCCCGCGCGACGCGCACGGGCTCTGGGACCTCTCGCACGCGGTCCTGCCGACGCGGATGTCGCTCAAGCGGTTCTACCGCCGTCTGCTCGGCGTTTACGTCCGATCCACGCTCGACATGCGCCGCGCCCAGGCGCTCAGCCTGCGCACGCGACCACCGATCTGGAGCCCAGCATATCTGCGGCTGTGGAAGGGCGCGCTCTCCATCTGGTTCCAGTTCCGCAACCTCCACACGCACCACTCGCCGCGCGCGATCCGGCAGGCGCAGGACAAGGGCAAGCTCCCAGCCGGCCTCTCGTGGCCCGCGGCCTCTGGCGACGGGCAGGCCGGGGCGCCGCCGGTAGGGTTTGAGAGTGTGAGCGGGGAGGCGCTTAAGGGCGATTCT
- a CDS encoding DinB family protein: MTPPDTGLASGDRLRAELVALLRGANAHVPPLASLQGVPPEAINVRAPGLPNTLWDLLYHLWFSQNDILLFCQNPDYSTPEWPEAYWPSAPGTPDDWALALSDFESDLEALIDFSKTGDLTAEFSHARGYTLLREILLAADHNSYHAGQVTDVRRSLGLWPPPDLA, from the coding sequence ATGACACCTCCCGATACCGGCCTCGCCTCTGGCGACCGCCTCCGCGCCGAGCTCGTCGCACTGCTCCGCGGCGCGAATGCGCATGTCCCGCCTCTGGCGTCTCTACAGGGGGTCCCGCCAGAGGCGATCAACGTGCGCGCGCCCGGCCTCCCTAACACGCTCTGGGACCTGCTCTACCACCTCTGGTTTTCGCAGAACGACATCCTCCTCTTTTGCCAAAACCCGGACTACTCCACTCCCGAGTGGCCGGAAGCCTACTGGCCGTCCGCGCCCGGCACGCCCGACGATTGGGCGCTCGCGCTCTCCGATTTCGAGAGCGACCTGGAGGCCCTCATCGACTTCTCGAAGACGGGGGACCTCACGGCGGAGTTCTCGCACGCCAGAGGCTACACGCTCCTCCGCGAGATCCTGCTCGCGGCCGACCACAACAGCTACCACGCCGGGCAGGTAACCGACGTGCGCCGCTCGCTCGGCCTGTGGCCGCCGCCGGACCTCGCCTGA